One genomic region from Vannielia litorea encodes:
- a CDS encoding 3-hydroxyacyl-CoA dehydrogenase family protein, giving the protein MSGTIVHEAVARLMARSHAEVEALLLEGSNPWELDEALEAGGMAQGPCAMQDQIGLDVIKSARSEPFLVADRMVAEGRLGRKVGVGWFRYPGGGGAVIDPLVEDLIREEAHFAGRAWRELSADALRARYFGAMAEASQGMPPEARAALGLPKD; this is encoded by the coding sequence ATGAGCGGCACTATAGTTCATGAGGCCGTGGCCCGGCTGATGGCGCGCAGCCATGCCGAGGTAGAGGCGCTTCTACTCGAAGGCTCCAACCCTTGGGAGCTGGACGAGGCTTTGGAGGCGGGCGGCATGGCCCAGGGCCCCTGCGCCATGCAGGACCAGATCGGCCTCGATGTCATCAAATCCGCCCGCAGCGAGCCGTTCCTTGTGGCCGACCGCATGGTTGCCGAGGGGCGGCTTGGCCGAAAGGTCGGCGTCGGCTGGTTCCGCTATCCCGGTGGCGGCGGCGCGGTGATCGACCCACTGGTGGAAGACCTGATCCGCGAAGAGGCCCATTTCGCCGGGCGCGCGTGGCGCGAGCTGAGTGCCGATGCGCTGCGGGCGCGCTACTTCGGCGCGATGGCGGAGGCGTCTCAGGGCATGCCACCCGAGGCCCGCGCCGCGCTGGGGCTGCCCAAGGATTGA